The following coding sequences lie in one Pseudarthrobacter phenanthrenivorans Sphe3 genomic window:
- a CDS encoding fumarylacetoacetate hydrolase family protein, with protein MVKIARWNDDGGTRSGFVEGGNCYALPEGQDVQTLLEAGLAETLAIARETVGSAAAVALADVQLLAPLLPATMRDFVAFEEHVEGVRKSIDGVAGVVPEWYEAPTFYFTNPHTVTGTGEVIGIPAGCMDLDFETEVAAVVGRVPGSDGRNLTAEQAHRHIFGYTILNDWSARDLQRREMKVSLGPCKGKDFSNTLGPWIVTTDEFEDRHDAEGFLPISMAVEVNGETIGQDLLSNMGWPFAELVAYASQDSVVRPGDVLGSGTCGSGCLAELWGRNGSQTPPPLKTGDVVRMTVEGIGTIENTVGSRREAITRVPARPRPRNRVAAAVDAGT; from the coding sequence ATGGTCAAGATTGCTCGCTGGAATGACGACGGCGGGACGCGGTCCGGCTTTGTGGAGGGCGGCAACTGCTACGCCCTGCCCGAGGGCCAGGACGTCCAGACATTGCTGGAAGCGGGACTCGCCGAAACCCTAGCTATTGCCCGGGAAACCGTCGGTTCCGCCGCCGCGGTTGCGCTGGCGGACGTGCAGTTGCTCGCCCCGCTGCTGCCCGCCACCATGCGGGATTTCGTGGCTTTCGAGGAACATGTCGAGGGAGTGCGGAAGAGCATCGACGGCGTGGCCGGCGTGGTGCCCGAGTGGTACGAGGCGCCCACGTTCTACTTCACCAACCCGCACACGGTGACCGGCACGGGCGAGGTGATAGGTATTCCGGCAGGTTGCATGGACCTGGACTTTGAAACGGAAGTCGCTGCCGTCGTCGGACGCGTACCCGGAAGTGACGGCCGGAACCTGACCGCAGAACAGGCCCACCGGCACATCTTCGGCTACACCATCCTCAATGACTGGTCTGCGCGGGACCTGCAGCGGCGGGAGATGAAAGTCAGCCTGGGGCCGTGCAAGGGCAAGGACTTCTCCAACACCTTGGGGCCCTGGATTGTCACCACGGACGAGTTCGAGGACCGGCACGACGCCGAAGGGTTCCTGCCCATTTCCATGGCCGTGGAAGTCAACGGCGAGACTATCGGCCAGGACCTGCTCTCCAACATGGGGTGGCCGTTCGCCGAACTGGTGGCCTACGCCTCGCAGGATTCCGTTGTGCGGCCCGGCGATGTGCTGGGCTCCGGCACCTGCGGCAGCGGCTGCCTGGCCGAGCTCTGGGGACGGAACGGCTCCCAGACTCCCCCGCCACTGAAGACGGGGGACGTGGTCCGCATGACCGTGGAAGGCATCGGCACCATCGAGAACACGGTGGGTTCCCGGCGCGAAGCCATCACCCGGGTTCCTGCCCGTCCGCGTCCGCGGAACCGGGTGGCCGCCGCGGTTGACGCCGGAACTTAG
- a CDS encoding amidohydrolase family protein, with product MSTRPGESPTVDVHAHVLLPALQQLAAEADPAGFGAQQELEVRRNGPESMAASGKMIKERWPQLTDLDRRLADMDAQGVDVQLVSPSPSHFYYFAGEELALQVAKAANQAVREFVDRAPERLNGLGLVPLQHPALMVQALEHAVLECGLLGVEIGSFAATPDGERTTVELSDSRLEPFWSRAGELGALVFLHPFGCSLDERLDRFYLANTVSQPAENAVALSHLIFSGVLDRHPDLKVLAAHGGGYLPTKLGRSDHAWRVRPEAHGCAQPPSSYLKKLYFDSLVHSAAELRALVAAAGAEQVLLGSDYPFDMGSDLPVDEVQAAGLSAGDEGNVLAGNAAALGITAASVPARRTA from the coding sequence ATGAGTACCCGCCCTGGTGAAAGCCCCACAGTCGACGTCCACGCCCACGTCCTGCTCCCGGCCCTGCAGCAGCTCGCGGCCGAGGCCGATCCCGCGGGCTTCGGCGCGCAGCAGGAGCTGGAGGTGCGGCGTAACGGGCCGGAGTCCATGGCTGCTTCGGGCAAGATGATCAAGGAGCGGTGGCCGCAGCTGACTGATCTGGACCGCCGGCTCGCTGACATGGACGCCCAGGGCGTGGACGTGCAGCTGGTCTCGCCGTCGCCGTCGCACTTTTACTACTTTGCCGGCGAGGAACTTGCGCTGCAGGTGGCCAAGGCGGCCAACCAGGCGGTGCGCGAGTTCGTTGACCGTGCACCGGAGCGGCTCAACGGCCTGGGCCTGGTCCCGCTGCAGCACCCCGCCCTGATGGTTCAGGCGCTGGAGCACGCAGTGCTGGAGTGCGGGCTGCTCGGCGTCGAGATCGGCTCGTTCGCTGCCACCCCGGACGGGGAACGGACAACGGTGGAACTCTCCGACTCCCGGCTGGAACCGTTCTGGAGCCGCGCCGGGGAACTGGGCGCGCTGGTGTTCCTGCACCCGTTCGGCTGCTCGCTGGATGAGCGGCTGGACCGGTTCTACCTTGCAAATACCGTCTCCCAGCCCGCTGAAAATGCGGTGGCCCTGTCCCACCTGATCTTCAGTGGAGTCCTGGACCGGCACCCGGACCTGAAAGTGCTGGCGGCGCATGGAGGCGGCTACCTGCCCACGAAACTCGGCCGCTCCGACCACGCTTGGCGGGTCCGCCCGGAGGCGCACGGCTGCGCCCAGCCGCCGTCGTCCTACCTGAAAAAGCTGTACTTCGATTCGCTGGTCCACAGTGCTGCCGAGCTGCGGGCTCTCGTCGCAGCCGCCGGCGCGGAGCAGGTGTTACTCGGTTCGGACTACCCGTTCGACATGGGTTCCGACCTCCCGGTGGACGAGGTTCAGGCTGCCGGACTTTCTGCCGGGGACGAAGGCAACGTGCTGGCCGGCAATGCCGCCGCCCTTGGCATTACGGCCGCTTCAGTCCCTGCCCGCCGCACAGCCTAA
- a CDS encoding FAD-dependent oxidoreductase: MAAVQNVGIVGAGAAGLAAAILLADAGVQVEILEKADAPQTLGSGITLQGNALRVLRQLGVWDKVEAKGYGFSTLGLRAPNPEGTVIAVLEDIRTGGDDLPATMGMYRPDLTAILRERAEQAGARISYGKTVTDITDDGGSVTVSTADGGSATYDLVIGADGLHSAVRKAIGIEVEPQPTGMGIWRAFVERPEEVVRTDLTYGGPCFIAGYCPTGPDTIYAYLVEKAQERKHEDGPRIMTELAAAYGGPWNEIRANLDHSARINYTWFTTHLVDGPWNRGRTVIIGDAAHSCPPTVAQGAAMALEDAAVLAELLIQADDVTETLWKEFTDRRLDRARTVVNASVQLGQWMLDGVRDADVPGLMHSLSTMLKEPA; encoded by the coding sequence ATGGCAGCAGTACAGAACGTCGGAATCGTTGGGGCGGGAGCCGCCGGGCTTGCCGCAGCCATCCTCCTGGCCGACGCCGGAGTCCAGGTTGAAATCCTGGAGAAGGCCGACGCCCCGCAGACCCTCGGGTCCGGGATCACCCTGCAGGGAAACGCCCTGCGGGTGCTCCGCCAGCTGGGCGTCTGGGACAAGGTGGAGGCAAAGGGCTATGGCTTCAGCACCCTTGGCCTGCGAGCTCCCAACCCGGAGGGCACCGTCATCGCCGTCCTGGAGGACATCCGCACCGGCGGCGACGACCTGCCTGCCACCATGGGCATGTACCGCCCCGACCTCACCGCCATCCTCCGCGAACGTGCGGAGCAGGCAGGCGCGCGGATCAGCTACGGCAAGACGGTCACCGACATTACGGACGACGGCGGTTCCGTCACCGTCAGCACCGCCGACGGCGGCAGCGCCACCTATGACCTCGTGATCGGTGCCGACGGTCTGCACTCCGCCGTCCGCAAAGCGATCGGCATCGAGGTGGAGCCCCAGCCCACCGGCATGGGCATTTGGCGCGCTTTCGTGGAACGGCCCGAGGAAGTGGTCCGCACGGACCTGACATACGGCGGCCCCTGCTTCATCGCCGGTTACTGCCCCACCGGCCCAGACACTATCTACGCCTACCTCGTGGAGAAGGCCCAGGAGCGCAAGCACGAGGACGGCCCCCGCATCATGACCGAACTCGCGGCCGCCTACGGCGGCCCGTGGAACGAAATCCGGGCCAACCTGGACCACAGCGCCCGCATTAACTACACGTGGTTCACCACCCATCTGGTGGACGGCCCGTGGAACCGCGGCCGCACCGTGATCATCGGCGACGCCGCCCACAGCTGCCCGCCCACGGTGGCGCAGGGTGCCGCGATGGCCCTGGAGGACGCCGCGGTGCTGGCGGAGTTGCTGATCCAGGCCGATGACGTCACCGAAACGCTCTGGAAGGAATTCACTGACCGCCGCCTGGACCGGGCCAGGACCGTGGTTAACGCGTCAGTCCAGCTGGGCCAGTGGATGCTCGACGGCGTCCGCGACGCCGATGTGCCGGGCCTGATGCACTCCCTCTCCACCATGCTGAAGGAACCTGCATGA
- a CDS encoding cyclase family protein produces the protein MTTQDTAPTTGTGESTTDSPVIRRDDPLGSIRAMAQAHNNWGRWGQDDVLGTLNFIDAGKRVEAAALVRTGEAFSLSQPFDTNGPQKGWRRRTNPVHTMTDTGVDAERGNQGFPHGFGGADDVIAMPLQCSTQWDGLGHIFDQGKAWNGRAAGDVVTSEGDLVTGIETAAAKIVTRGVLLDVGRALGPELGRNDGELPDGFAITPEHLQRTIELQGTTSKVGRGDIVVIRTGQYTRVRRDGWGDYAGGSAPGLSFSTAPWLHRSEIAGIATDTWGFEVRPNEFDGAFQPLHQIAIPNLGLFLGEMWDPDGLAEACAADDRYDFLLTAAPLPITGAVGSPVNPIAVR, from the coding sequence GTGACCACCCAGGACACAGCACCTACCACCGGAACCGGGGAATCAACCACTGATTCCCCGGTTATCCGGCGTGACGATCCCCTTGGCAGCATCCGCGCCATGGCCCAGGCCCACAACAACTGGGGCCGCTGGGGCCAGGACGACGTCCTGGGGACGCTGAACTTCATCGACGCCGGCAAGCGCGTCGAAGCCGCCGCCCTGGTACGGACGGGAGAGGCCTTCTCGCTCTCCCAGCCATTCGACACCAACGGCCCGCAGAAGGGCTGGCGCCGGCGCACCAACCCCGTGCACACCATGACGGACACCGGCGTGGATGCCGAACGCGGCAACCAGGGCTTCCCGCACGGCTTCGGCGGCGCGGACGATGTGATCGCCATGCCGCTGCAGTGCTCCACGCAGTGGGACGGGCTGGGCCACATCTTCGACCAAGGCAAGGCCTGGAACGGCCGCGCCGCCGGGGACGTGGTCACCTCCGAAGGCGACCTGGTCACCGGTATCGAGACCGCCGCCGCCAAGATCGTCACCCGCGGGGTCCTGCTCGACGTCGGCCGTGCCCTCGGCCCGGAGCTGGGAAGGAACGACGGCGAACTGCCGGACGGATTCGCGATCACCCCGGAGCACCTCCAACGGACCATTGAGCTCCAGGGGACCACTTCCAAGGTGGGCCGGGGCGACATCGTGGTCATCCGCACCGGCCAGTACACCCGGGTGCGGCGCGACGGCTGGGGTGACTACGCCGGAGGCTCAGCCCCGGGATTGTCTTTCAGCACCGCCCCCTGGCTGCACCGCAGCGAGATCGCCGGGATCGCCACTGACACCTGGGGCTTCGAGGTCCGCCCCAACGAATTCGATGGCGCGTTCCAGCCCCTCCACCAGATCGCCATCCCCAACCTCGGCCTGTTCCTGGGCGAGATGTGGGATCCGGACGGACTGGCAGAGGCATGCGCGGCCGACGACAGGTACGACTTCCTGCTTACCGCAGCCCCGCTCCCCATTACAGGAGCCGTCGGATCTCCCGTGAACCCGATCGCCGTTCGATAA
- a CDS encoding fumarylacetoacetate hydrolase family protein, which translates to MAEAQYALIRYQESGDGKARVGLAVEDRVLPLDGDINSLIEHWDTTESQLDSLAASAGKEAGLALADVEILVPVEPVQILQTGANYRKHVIDLAVAHREPGEDAEEVRARTAAMMDKRAGQGTPYFFIGLPTAIASATDDLTLPAYSKSHDWELELAAVIGKTAFRVTPEEALDHVFGYTMVNDITTREYVFRKDMPAIGSDWYRAKNAPGFLPTGPLLVPAKFFGDPQNVQVTLKLNGKAMQDESTSDMIFGVAKLVSEASQIMPLRPGDLVLTGSPAGNGQHWGRLLQDGDVMEGTITGLGTQLIHCKDETTTESSKP; encoded by the coding sequence ATGGCCGAAGCACAGTATGCACTCATCCGGTACCAGGAGTCCGGTGACGGCAAGGCGCGCGTGGGACTGGCGGTTGAAGACCGCGTCCTGCCGCTGGACGGGGACATCAACTCCCTAATCGAGCACTGGGACACCACGGAAAGCCAGCTGGACTCACTGGCCGCCTCCGCGGGCAAGGAAGCCGGCCTGGCGCTGGCCGACGTCGAAATCCTCGTCCCGGTGGAGCCGGTCCAGATCCTGCAGACGGGCGCGAACTACCGCAAGCATGTGATCGACCTTGCCGTCGCGCACCGCGAGCCTGGCGAGGACGCAGAGGAAGTGCGCGCCAGGACGGCCGCTATGATGGACAAGCGCGCGGGCCAGGGCACGCCGTACTTCTTCATCGGGCTTCCGACGGCGATCGCGTCCGCCACGGACGACCTCACCCTGCCTGCCTACTCCAAGTCCCACGACTGGGAGCTCGAACTGGCGGCAGTGATCGGGAAGACAGCGTTCCGGGTCACCCCCGAGGAAGCCCTGGACCACGTGTTCGGCTACACCATGGTCAACGACATCACCACCCGTGAGTACGTCTTCCGCAAGGACATGCCGGCCATCGGGTCGGACTGGTACCGGGCAAAGAACGCGCCGGGCTTCCTGCCCACCGGGCCGCTGCTGGTGCCGGCCAAGTTCTTCGGCGACCCGCAGAATGTCCAGGTCACCCTCAAGCTCAACGGCAAGGCCATGCAGGACGAATCCACGTCCGACATGATCTTCGGCGTCGCCAAGCTCGTCAGCGAAGCCTCGCAGATCATGCCGCTGCGCCCGGGCGATCTGGTCCTCACCGGCAGCCCTGCCGGAAACGGCCAGCACTGGGGCCGGCTCCTGCAGGACGGGGACGTCATGGAAGGCACCATCACCGGGCTGGGCACCCAGCTCATCCACTGCAAAGACGAAACCACCACCGAAAGCAGCAAGCCGTGA
- a CDS encoding VOC family protein produces the protein METPLSHLAHLEITSPDVEASARFYEEKFGMRIIDRVDGNVYLRCWGDYYRYSLVVTEGPEASLGRMAWRTNSQAALEAAAQRVEATGVQGTWTAGGHGYGKAYEFTGPYGHHMRLFYDVEKFVAEPGFESTYPDRPERRSSHAAAPRFLDHVTVATSDVRGFAKWYNEALGFRVMAFVDLDEAPITVFSVLTTNEKSHDLGVVLDTSSRPGRVNHIAFWVDATEDLLRTADVMMENGTPMEYGPSIHGVGEQNFLYFREPSGLRVELNSGGYRNYVPDWEANTWKPSLGSNNFYKNGAMPHSMTESFPPAEGFTATEEGASPEMKEALLNPYAKHGRG, from the coding sequence GTGGAAACTCCCCTCTCCCATCTTGCACACCTCGAAATCACCAGCCCGGACGTCGAAGCGTCGGCACGCTTCTATGAGGAAAAGTTCGGCATGCGCATCATCGACCGCGTGGACGGCAACGTCTACCTCCGCTGCTGGGGCGACTACTACCGCTACAGCCTGGTAGTCACTGAAGGCCCGGAAGCGTCCCTGGGCCGGATGGCCTGGCGCACCAATTCCCAGGCAGCCCTGGAAGCCGCGGCCCAGCGCGTCGAAGCCACCGGCGTGCAGGGCACCTGGACCGCCGGCGGCCACGGCTACGGCAAGGCCTACGAATTCACCGGGCCCTACGGCCACCACATGCGCCTCTTTTATGACGTGGAGAAGTTCGTGGCCGAGCCCGGCTTCGAGTCCACCTACCCGGACCGCCCGGAACGCCGCAGCAGCCACGCCGCAGCGCCCCGTTTCCTGGACCACGTCACGGTGGCCACCTCCGACGTCCGCGGCTTCGCCAAGTGGTACAACGAGGCTTTGGGCTTCCGCGTGATGGCCTTCGTTGACCTGGACGAAGCACCCATCACCGTCTTCTCCGTCCTGACCACGAACGAAAAGTCGCACGACCTCGGCGTTGTCCTGGACACGTCCAGCCGTCCCGGCCGCGTCAACCACATCGCCTTCTGGGTGGACGCAACCGAGGACCTGCTCCGCACCGCCGACGTGATGATGGAAAACGGCACCCCCATGGAATACGGCCCCTCCATCCACGGCGTGGGCGAGCAGAACTTCCTCTACTTCCGCGAGCCGTCCGGCCTGCGCGTGGAGCTGAACTCCGGCGGCTACCGCAACTACGTCCCCGACTGGGAAGCCAACACCTGGAAGCCGTCCCTGGGTTCGAACAACTTCTACAAGAACGGCGCCATGCCGCACTCGATGACCGAATCCTTCCCGCCTGCCGAGGGCTTCACCGCCACGGAGGAAGGCGCCTCGCCCGAAATGAAGGAAGCCCTGCTGAACCCGTACGCCAAGCACGGCCGGGGCTAA
- a CDS encoding Pr6Pr family membrane protein — MTGELALPPDVERHASANHALHPDRVWVRVLRGAVGIFLLVAIIQKTYDATLPGNDVDIPQLYSEFTVQANLVVGLVLLASAGRPRARLPQWWDHLFGALVLYLVMTGIIYIVLIAPADEPWWSWDLYWPQMAHHRLAPLFVALDWLLVTKTARGAWWRPLAWLGYPVAFLVFSWLRGGMDGWYVYDFLDPTLEGGWAAVLITTAEVLIAFLVAGLLVHLAGNLRARLAAER, encoded by the coding sequence ATGACCGGTGAACTGGCGCTGCCGCCCGACGTCGAACGCCATGCCTCCGCCAACCATGCCTTGCACCCGGACCGTGTCTGGGTCCGGGTGCTGCGGGGTGCGGTGGGCATCTTCCTGCTCGTGGCCATCATCCAAAAGACCTACGATGCGACGTTGCCAGGCAACGACGTGGACATCCCCCAGCTCTACTCGGAGTTCACTGTGCAGGCGAACCTCGTCGTCGGACTGGTGCTCCTGGCCTCGGCGGGGCGGCCAAGGGCCCGGCTCCCACAATGGTGGGACCACCTGTTCGGCGCCCTCGTCCTGTATCTGGTGATGACCGGCATCATCTACATCGTCCTGATAGCCCCTGCCGACGAGCCCTGGTGGAGCTGGGACCTCTACTGGCCGCAGATGGCGCACCACCGGCTGGCCCCTTTGTTCGTGGCGCTGGACTGGCTGCTGGTGACCAAGACTGCCCGGGGTGCGTGGTGGCGCCCCCTGGCATGGTTGGGCTACCCCGTCGCTTTCCTCGTCTTTTCCTGGCTGCGCGGCGGCATGGATGGCTGGTACGTCTACGACTTTCTTGATCCGACCCTCGAAGGTGGCTGGGCGGCCGTTCTCATCACGACGGCGGAGGTACTTATCGCGTTCCTCGTGGCCGGGCTCCTGGTGCACTTGGCCGGAAACCTTCGTGCCAGGCTTGCTGCGGAGCGCTAA
- a CDS encoding ABC transporter substrate-binding protein: MSEPSDKRPEQQGSTRIVAGQPAAPKRPFGLKIGIAAAALALIGGGAAVASAVNSSPAAVQETASAGNPAVELKLGYFGNVTHAPALVGDSQGHIADELGGTKLSTQVFNAGPAAIEALNAGAIDATYIGPNPAINSFVKSGGESVNIIAGAAAGGAQLVVKPEINSAADLKGKTLASPQLGGTQDVALRGWLAGEGYKTNVDGSGDVAINPTENAQTLKLFQDGKLDGAWLPEPWASRLVLTAGAKVLVDEKDLWDGSLSGKPGEFPTTVLIVNQKFAADHPDTVKALLKGHVKSVEWLNNAADGEKAAVINAALKEAAGAELKADVITRSLQNIVFTVDPLAGTYEKLLADGVAAGTTKQADIKGIFDLVALNQVAGKKTSAAGLGKE; the protein is encoded by the coding sequence ATGTCAGAACCATCGGACAAGCGCCCGGAGCAGCAAGGCTCAACCCGCATTGTTGCAGGCCAGCCCGCCGCTCCCAAGCGCCCGTTCGGCCTCAAGATCGGCATTGCTGCCGCTGCCCTGGCCCTCATCGGTGGTGGCGCCGCCGTCGCCTCCGCCGTCAACAGCAGCCCGGCGGCAGTCCAGGAGACCGCTTCCGCCGGCAACCCCGCCGTCGAGCTGAAGCTGGGCTACTTTGGCAACGTCACCCACGCTCCCGCCCTGGTGGGCGACAGCCAGGGCCATATCGCGGACGAACTGGGCGGCACCAAGCTCAGCACCCAGGTGTTCAACGCAGGCCCAGCAGCCATCGAAGCACTCAACGCCGGCGCCATCGACGCCACCTACATCGGCCCGAATCCGGCCATCAACTCGTTCGTCAAGAGCGGCGGCGAGTCGGTCAACATCATCGCCGGTGCAGCCGCCGGCGGCGCCCAGCTGGTGGTCAAGCCGGAGATCAACTCCGCGGCGGACCTCAAGGGCAAGACCCTCGCCTCCCCGCAGCTGGGCGGCACGCAGGATGTCGCCCTCCGGGGCTGGCTCGCTGGCGAAGGGTACAAAACCAACGTGGACGGCAGCGGCGACGTGGCCATCAACCCCACGGAAAACGCCCAGACCCTCAAGCTGTTCCAGGACGGAAAACTCGACGGCGCGTGGTTGCCCGAGCCCTGGGCCTCCCGCCTGGTGCTGACCGCCGGCGCCAAGGTCCTGGTGGACGAAAAAGACCTGTGGGACGGCTCGCTGTCCGGCAAGCCGGGCGAGTTCCCCACAACCGTCCTGATCGTGAACCAGAAGTTCGCCGCAGATCATCCGGACACCGTCAAGGCGCTGCTGAAGGGCCACGTGAAGTCGGTGGAGTGGCTGAACAATGCAGCCGACGGCGAGAAGGCTGCCGTCATCAACGCAGCATTGAAGGAAGCCGCGGGAGCGGAGCTGAAGGCGGACGTGATCACCAGGTCCCTGCAGAACATTGTGTTCACGGTGGACCCGCTGGCCGGCACCTACGAAAAGCTCCTGGCGGACGGCGTCGCGGCAGGCACCACCAAGCAGGCCGACATCAAGGGCATCTTCGACCTGGTGGCGCTCAACCAGGTGGCCGGCAAGAAGACCTCGGCCGCGGGGCTGGGGAAGGAGTAG
- a CDS encoding TetR/AcrR family transcriptional regulator encodes MDTDTVNSREQGGQLDRQSRILEAALELLSRHGISGVSMRAVAREAGVALGLVNYYYEDKSSLIRAALHSVDKHDLALVAPDPALPPDEQLRNALHRVAGPELLTTRYLSLRLHLWALAKADDDFALINAAAFDRYLDGLAALIGNARPELSAKECKERAADIVVLQNGMWLTALLGVDKESIRRSIARTEEIAFAA; translated from the coding sequence GTGGATACAGATACCGTGAATTCCCGCGAACAGGGCGGGCAGCTCGACAGGCAGTCGCGCATTCTTGAAGCAGCGCTGGAACTGCTGTCGCGCCACGGGATCTCCGGGGTCAGCATGCGCGCGGTGGCGCGCGAGGCGGGAGTCGCCCTGGGCCTGGTGAACTACTACTACGAGGACAAATCAAGCCTGATCCGGGCGGCACTGCACAGCGTGGACAAGCACGACCTTGCACTGGTTGCGCCGGACCCTGCGCTGCCCCCGGACGAGCAGCTCCGGAATGCCCTCCACCGTGTTGCAGGGCCGGAACTGCTGACCACGCGCTACCTGTCCCTGCGCCTTCACCTGTGGGCGCTCGCGAAGGCAGACGACGATTTCGCCCTGATCAATGCGGCGGCGTTCGACCGGTACCTCGACGGGCTTGCGGCGCTGATCGGGAATGCCAGGCCGGAGCTGTCCGCCAAGGAATGCAAGGAGCGGGCCGCGGACATCGTTGTCCTGCAGAACGGCATGTGGCTCACCGCGCTTCTTGGCGTGGACAAGGAGTCAATCCGCCGGAGTATCGCCCGCACCGAAGAGATCGCCTTCGCCGCATAG
- the betA gene encoding choline dehydrogenase: MTKNHYDYVIVGGGSAGSVLANRLSEGGQSSVLVLEAGRSDYPWDLFIQMPAALTFPSGNPLYDWRYQSDPEPYMGGRRVAHARGKVLGGSSSINGMIFQRGNPLDYERWGADAGMETWDFAHCLPYFNKMENALAADPDDELRGHDGPLVLERGPATNPLFQAFFMAAQQAGYPMTDDVNGYRQEGFAPFDRNVHKGQRLSASRAHIRPNSSRKNLTVLTRALATKVNFKGNVATGVTYRRNGKTHQVNAGEVILAGGAINTPQLLQLSGVGNAAHLNSLGINTVSNLPGVGENLQDHLEVYIQHACTEPVSMQPALDVWRMPWIGMQWLFGRKGPAATNHFEGGGFVRSNEDVAYPNLMFHFLPVAVRYDGQKADAKHGYQVHIGPMYSDARGTLKIKSTDPTVHPSMVFNYLSTDQDRREWVEAIHVARDILGQSAMSPFNGGELSPGRSVQTDAEILDWVARDAETALHPSCTAKMGPDSDPMAVVNPLDMTVHGTSGLRVVDASAMPYVTNGNIYAPVMMLAEKAADLIAGKAPLAPQHAEFYRHGVSPLERNSAAATAAAGRA; the protein is encoded by the coding sequence ATGACAAAAAACCACTACGACTACGTCATCGTCGGCGGTGGAAGCGCCGGTTCGGTGCTGGCCAACCGCCTGAGCGAAGGAGGCCAGAGCAGCGTCCTGGTCCTCGAAGCCGGGCGGAGCGACTACCCCTGGGACCTGTTCATCCAGATGCCCGCCGCGCTGACCTTCCCCAGCGGCAACCCGCTCTATGACTGGCGCTACCAGTCGGATCCCGAGCCGTACATGGGCGGCCGCCGCGTGGCCCACGCCCGCGGCAAGGTCCTGGGTGGCTCCAGCTCCATCAACGGCATGATCTTCCAGCGCGGAAACCCGCTGGACTACGAGCGCTGGGGCGCCGATGCCGGCATGGAAACCTGGGACTTCGCCCACTGCCTTCCGTACTTCAACAAGATGGAAAACGCGCTCGCAGCGGATCCCGACGACGAGCTCCGCGGGCACGACGGTCCCCTGGTCCTTGAGCGTGGCCCCGCCACGAATCCGCTCTTCCAGGCGTTTTTCATGGCCGCCCAGCAGGCCGGCTACCCGATGACCGATGATGTCAACGGGTACCGCCAGGAAGGCTTCGCCCCCTTTGACCGGAACGTCCACAAGGGCCAGCGGCTCTCGGCCTCCAGGGCGCACATCCGGCCCAACTCCTCCCGGAAAAACCTCACCGTCCTGACCCGGGCGCTGGCCACGAAGGTCAACTTCAAGGGCAATGTGGCAACGGGCGTGACCTACCGCCGCAACGGCAAGACCCACCAGGTCAACGCCGGTGAAGTGATCCTGGCCGGCGGCGCCATCAACACCCCGCAGCTGCTGCAGCTCAGCGGCGTGGGCAACGCCGCCCACCTGAACTCACTGGGCATCAACACGGTGTCCAACCTGCCCGGCGTCGGCGAAAACCTCCAGGACCACCTTGAGGTCTACATCCAGCACGCCTGCACCGAGCCGGTCTCCATGCAGCCGGCGCTGGACGTCTGGCGCATGCCGTGGATCGGCATGCAGTGGCTCTTTGGCCGCAAGGGCCCGGCAGCCACCAACCACTTCGAGGGAGGCGGCTTTGTCCGCTCCAACGAGGACGTTGCCTACCCCAACCTGATGTTCCACTTCCTCCCGGTTGCCGTCCGCTACGACGGACAGAAGGCGGACGCCAAGCACGGCTACCAGGTGCACATTGGCCCCATGTACTCCGACGCCCGCGGCACCCTGAAGATCAAGTCCACGGACCCGACGGTCCACCCGTCCATGGTGTTCAACTACCTGTCCACGGACCAGGACCGGCGCGAATGGGTGGAGGCCATCCATGTTGCCCGCGACATCCTGGGCCAGTCCGCCATGTCGCCGTTCAACGGCGGGGAGCTTTCCCCGGGCCGGTCCGTGCAGACGGACGCCGAGATCCTTGACTGGGTTGCCCGCGACGCCGAGACGGCGCTTCACCCGTCCTGCACAGCGAAGATGGGCCCGGACTCCGACCCCATGGCCGTGGTCAACCCGCTGGACATGACGGTCCATGGCACCAGCGGCCTGCGCGTGGTGGACGCCTCCGCCATGCCGTACGTCACCAACGGAAACATCTACGCCCCCGTCATGATGCTTGCGGAAAAAGCCGCCGACCTCATCGCCGGCAAGGCACCCTTGGCGCCCCAGCACGCAGAGTTCTACCGGCACGGCGTTAGCCCGCTGGAGCGTAACAGTGCCGCTGCCACCGCAGCGGCAGGGCGGGCCTAG